From a single Nicotiana tomentosiformis chromosome 2, ASM39032v3, whole genome shotgun sequence genomic region:
- the LOC104106253 gene encoding uncharacterized protein yields the protein MVSIFEMPFHLLPIIKPILLPQNPIKTLVYTTTMSSWSCSRCTFLNPPLSSQKSSCQICSSDPPPSISSDPSISVTKLKWACKACTFLNPYHSISCDVCGTRASASGLANLETDDDDDDELDSSVGSVFMPLLRPCNNKGKNSIRVPIRVDDDIKESVRARCVNAATKRKNREDPIGVEEDEIDSVGYRGVKTATKAVDISDLVDQKPGKTLSANNSKALKILTYNVWFADIEMPKRMEALGDLIVLHSPDVICFQEVTPESYDIFQQSSWWKMYSCSISNVMELTRGYFCIQLSKLGVKSYSCKPFSNSIMGRELCIAEIEVQKDKTLVVATSHLESPCPGPPKWDQMFSKERVEQANEAVKLLETKPNVIFCGDMNWDDKLDGQFPLPDGWVDAWAKMKPEEIGWTYDTKSNKMLSANRTLQKRLDRFVCKLQDFSISAISMIGKDAIPHLTYVKEKKVKSEVKRLTLPVLPSDHFGLLLEISPQ from the exons ATGGTTTCAATATTCGAAATGCCCTTTCACTTGTTACCCATAATCAAACCAATTCTTCTCCCCCAAAACCCTATCAAAACCCTAGTTTACACCACAACCATGTCTTCTTGGTCATGTTCAAGATGCACATTCTTGAACCCTCCTCTTTCATCCCAAAAATCATCCTGCCAAATCTGTTCATCTGACCCACCCCCCTCCATCTCATCAGACCCATCAATTTCAGTCACGAAACTCAAATGGGCATGTAAAGCTTGCACCTTTTTGAACCCTTACCACAGTATTAGTTGTGATGTATGTGGCACTAGGGCTTCAGCTTCTGGACTTGCTAATCTTGAaactgatgatgatgatgatgatgagttgGATTCTTCTGTTGGCAGTGTTTTTATGCCTTTATTGAGGCCTTGTAATAACAAGGGGAAAAATAGTATTAGGGTTCCTATTAGGGTTGATGATGATATTAAGGAGTCTGTTAGGGCTAGATGTGTAAATGCTGCAACCAAGAGGAAAAATAGAGAGGACCCAATTGGGGTTGAGGAGGATGAGATTGATTCTGTGGGATATAGGGGTGTTAAGACTGCAACTAAGGCGGTTGACATTTCGG ATTTGGTGGATCAGAAACCAGGCAAAACTTTATCAGCCAATAACTCCAAAGCATTGAAGATCTTGACCTATAATGTATGGTTTGCAGATATAGAGATGCCCAAGAGGATGGAAGCTCTAGGTGACCTTATTGTACTGCATTCCCCAGATGTTATATGTTTTCAG GAGGTTACTCCAGAAAGTTATGACATTTTTCAGCAGTCTAGTTGGTGGAAAATGTATTCTTGTTCAATTTCAAATGTGATGGAACTTACGAGAGGATACTTCTGCATACAG TTAAGCAAACTTGGAGTGAAATCCTACAGTTGCAAACCATTTAGCAATTCGATAATGGGAAGGGAACTGTGTATTGCTGAGATCGAAGTTCAGAAAGATAAGACGTTGGTTGTTGCTACCAGCCATCTTGAGAGTCCCTGCCCTGGGCCACCCAAATGGGATCAAATGTTCAGCAAGGAACGTGTGGAGCAAGCTAATGAAGCTGTGAAGTTACTTGAGACAAAGCCAAATGTAATTTTTTGTGGTGATATGAACTGGGATGACAAACTGGATGGTCAATTTCCTCTACCTGATGGGTGGGTTGATGCTTGGGCAAAAATGAAGCCTGAAGAAATTGGTTGGACATACGACACCAAGTCAAACAAAATGTTAAGTGCCAACCGGACACTGCAGAAACGTTTGGACAGGTTCGTTTGCAAACTGCAAGATTTCAGTATAAGTGCTATTAGTATGATTGGGAAGGATGCAATTCCACATCTCACATATGTCAAAGAGAAAAAAGTGAAGAGTGAAGTTAAGAGACTTACACTACCTGTTTTGCCTAGTGATCATTTTGGCCTGCTTTTGGAGATCTCTCCTCAGTAG